The Flavobacterium sp. 123 genome contains a region encoding:
- the purB gene encoding adenylosuccinate lyase: MTTLNELNAISPIDGRYRNKTYSLAPFFSEEALIKYRVLVEIEYFIALCEQPLPQLKNVNPNLFESLRDIYKNFSTEDALWIKETEKVTNHDVKAVEYFIKDAFEKLGLSEHKEFIHFGLTSQDINNTAIPLSTKEAFEKVYMPSLIALISKLKELSQEWSAIPMLARTHGQPASPTRLGKEIGVFVERLEEQMRLLFNIPFAAKFGGATGNYNAHHVAYPQIDWRKFGGKFVEENLGLHHSFPTTQIEHYDHFAAFFDALKRINTIIIDLDRDVWTYVSMEYFKQKIKAGEIGSSAMPHKVNPIDFENSEGNLGIANAIFEHLSAKLPVSRLQRDLTDSTVLRNIGVPMGHTIIAFEATLKGLNKLLLNEAKFHEDLEKNWAVVAEAIQTILRREAYPNPYEALKGLTRTNEAIDKKAIHGFIATLDVSEEIKSELMQITPSNFLGI; the protein is encoded by the coding sequence ATGACAACTTTAAACGAATTGAATGCTATCTCTCCAATTGACGGAAGATATAGAAATAAGACTTATTCATTGGCTCCTTTTTTCTCTGAAGAAGCTTTAATCAAATACCGCGTATTGGTTGAAATTGAATATTTCATCGCTTTATGCGAACAACCTTTACCTCAACTAAAAAATGTAAACCCTAATTTATTCGAGAGTTTACGTGATATTTATAAAAATTTCTCTACCGAAGATGCACTTTGGATTAAAGAAACGGAGAAAGTCACCAATCATGATGTAAAAGCAGTAGAATATTTCATCAAAGATGCTTTTGAAAAATTAGGATTGTCAGAACATAAAGAATTTATTCATTTTGGATTAACATCTCAAGATATTAATAACACTGCAATTCCACTTTCAACTAAAGAGGCTTTCGAAAAAGTATATATGCCTTCATTGATTGCATTAATTTCAAAATTGAAAGAATTAAGTCAAGAATGGAGTGCTATCCCAATGCTAGCGCGTACTCATGGACAACCCGCTTCACCTACTCGTTTAGGAAAAGAAATCGGAGTTTTTGTTGAGCGTCTAGAAGAGCAAATGCGCTTGTTATTTAATATCCCTTTTGCGGCTAAATTTGGAGGAGCAACTGGAAATTACAATGCTCACCATGTAGCTTACCCACAAATTGATTGGCGAAAATTTGGAGGGAAATTTGTTGAGGAGAATCTTGGCTTACACCACTCCTTCCCGACTACTCAAATTGAACATTATGATCATTTTGCAGCCTTTTTTGATGCATTAAAAAGAATAAACACTATCATCATCGATTTAGATAGGGACGTTTGGACGTATGTCTCTATGGAATATTTTAAACAAAAAATTAAAGCGGGAGAAATCGGTTCGTCAGCAATGCCTCATAAGGTAAACCCTATTGATTTTGAAAATTCTGAAGGAAACTTAGGAATTGCAAACGCTATTTTCGAACATTTATCAGCAAAATTACCTGTTTCAAGATTGCAACGCGATTTAACAGATAGTACCGTTTTAAGAAACATAGGTGTACCAATGGGACATACTATAATTGCTTTTGAAGCGACTCTAAAAGGATTAAACAAATTATTATTGAACGAAGCTAAATTCCATGAGGATTTAGAAAAAAACTGGGCAGTTGTGGCTGAAGCAATTCAAACTATTTTGCGACGCGAAGCATATCCTAATCCTTACGAAGCATTGAAAGGATTGACAAGAACTAATGAAGCGATTGATAAAAAAGCAATTCATGGGTTTATAGCTACTCTGGATGTTTCTGAGGAAATTAAATCCGAGTTAATGCAAATCACTCCAAGTAATTTCTTGGGGATATAA